In Sandaracinaceae bacterium, a genomic segment contains:
- a CDS encoding helix-turn-helix transcriptional regulator, protein MSDPSLEGRVQVGRHAPSPALRDVAMHHWVGRWSFPDGESHTTLLLADPCVNVVFERGGPHAGSRVVGVWTKLWRRTLEGDGLVRGMKLRPGAVQALFDRSAHLLRDRITPLAEVVSEDVRALERAVLEPDDDAEAFAALEGWATSRLRAEALADASLAVAIAERVTTDASIVRVEQLSEVAGVSIRPLQRLFRAHLGASPKWVIRRNRLQEAAARLERGEATQLSALAVDLGYADHAHFARDFKNAVGESPAAFRARLSSTC, encoded by the coding sequence GTGTCCGATCCCTCGCTCGAGGGCCGCGTGCAGGTCGGACGGCATGCGCCTTCGCCCGCGCTTCGCGACGTCGCGATGCACCACTGGGTGGGCCGCTGGTCGTTCCCGGACGGCGAGTCGCACACCACGCTGCTGCTCGCCGACCCGTGCGTGAACGTGGTCTTCGAGCGCGGCGGCCCCCACGCGGGCAGCCGCGTCGTGGGGGTGTGGACCAAGCTCTGGAGACGCACCCTCGAAGGCGACGGGCTGGTTCGGGGCATGAAGCTGCGGCCCGGCGCGGTGCAGGCCCTCTTCGATCGCTCCGCGCATCTGCTGCGGGATCGCATCACGCCGCTGGCCGAGGTCGTCTCCGAGGACGTGCGCGCGCTCGAGCGGGCCGTGCTCGAGCCGGACGACGACGCGGAGGCGTTCGCCGCGCTCGAGGGCTGGGCCACGTCGCGGCTGCGCGCCGAGGCGCTCGCCGACGCGTCGCTCGCGGTCGCGATCGCGGAGCGGGTCACGACCGACGCGTCGATCGTGAGGGTCGAGCAGCTCAGCGAGGTGGCGGGTGTGTCGATCCGGCCGCTCCAGCGTCTCTTCCGCGCGCACCTCGGCGCCTCTCCCAAGTGGGTCATCCGTCGCAATCGCCTCCAGGAGGCGGCGGCGCGGCTCGAGCGCGGAGAGGCCACCCAGCTCAGCGCGCTCGCGGTGGATCTGGGCTACGCGGATCACGCGCACTTCGCGCGGGACTTCAAGAACGCGGTCGGCGAGAGCCCGGCCGCCTTCCGCGCGAGGCTGTCCTCGACGTGTTGA
- a CDS encoding cupin domain-containing protein: MNEITVKNIEEVAPYEGPHAIEGIRFRAVREALGVSAWGMNVIELDPGCEGHPEHDHTKDGQEEVYVVLRGEVELRVGEEARTLHAGAMARVPAGLRRKLVTRAQGATVLALGGTPGQPYTTSMGG, from the coding sequence ATGAACGAGATCACCGTCAAGAACATCGAAGAGGTCGCGCCGTACGAAGGCCCACACGCCATCGAGGGCATCCGCTTCCGCGCCGTGCGCGAGGCGCTCGGCGTGAGCGCCTGGGGCATGAACGTGATCGAGCTCGACCCCGGCTGCGAGGGACACCCCGAGCACGACCACACGAAGGACGGCCAGGAGGAGGTCTACGTCGTGCTGCGCGGCGAGGTCGAGCTGCGCGTGGGCGAAGAGGCGCGCACCCTTCACGCCGGCGCCATGGCCCGCGTCCCCGCCGGGCTGCGCCGCAAGCTCGTCACCCGCGCGCAGGGCGCGACCGTGCTCGCCCTCGGCGGCACACCCGGCCAGCCCTACACGACCTCGATGGGCGGCTGA